In the genome of Bremerella sp. P1, the window TGTGGTGGAATGGTCTTGAGAATTAATAGTCACCGATCACTTCACCGCCGCTACCACTGTAGATGGCGCGGTTGATGGTCAGGTCGATCGTCTCCGGCAGGAACTGTACCGAGCCGTCACCCATCAGCACTTCCGCGCCGCCAGGATGAAAACTGCGGGCCGCGAAGTAGCCGGTGAAATGGGTAACCACGTCCGGCGTGTGGCTGTTGGGCGAAAGATACCCGTTGGTGGCCGAGTTGATCGCCCCACTGAACGCCCACGTCGTACCGCGGCCCCGCAAGGCAGGGCTCTCGCCGCCACGCCAACTGGTGAATTGATTCCAGAACGAAGGGACATCCGGATTGGCAATCATCCCGCTACCGTTGGTGTAACCGCTCCAAGGGCTACCACTGCCGCTCATGCCGCGGGTCGATCCCATGCTCGTGCCCACGCCGCTCGATCCGTTGAGCGTTTTTTGGTACGGAGCCTTCGGCAACTCGCCAGCGGCCAGGGTCGTATCAGGGCCGACGCTACGAACCGTTTCGTTCATCAGCGCCGTGTTGCTCAGGCCATCGGTGAGTCCAGAGAACTTGCACCCGCTTGGCTCGAAGAACGGACCGTCGGTTCGCCAGCGGAAGTCATAGTTCGTCCCCGTGCCGCTGCCGATGCTCACCATGTAGTTCAGCCCGCCGTAGGTCATTGGGCCGGCACTGGTCGTCAGCGTAGTGATCTCCGGTGCTGGGTCGCTGGGGCAAAGATAAACCGGAATGGGTGTAGCAAACGCACTCGCGAAAAGCGGATTGGGGATCTTCTCGCTCCAACTGCCGGTGAAAGCAACTTCGGAGAAGTCCAACAGGTCGTACAGGTTGCCTTGTTCGATGTACGGCAACAAACGCGCTTGAACCGAGAAGTCGGCGTCGCGCTGACCAAACCGAGGCAACACCTGGTGCGTCGATTCGTAGTTGTGCAGGGCTAACCCCAACTGCTTGAGGTGGTTGGTACAAGTCATCCGCCGAGCCGCCTCGCGGGCCTGTTGCACGGCAGGGAGTAACAGAGCGATCAAGATTCCGATGATGGCAATCACCACCAGAAGCTCGACCAGCGTAAAAGCTTGTCGTCTTTTCATGATTATGTGTTTCAGTAGGTAACGTGTTTTTATGAATTAAGTAACGATGGATTGGCGCATCTTGTCCCCTCTCACCCTCAGGGGAGAGGGGACAAGTCAAAGCGCGCAGCGGTAGCGCACACTTGCCAATCAAACTGGGAAAAACACGTTAGGCCCGCGGCGGTGGCGGGTCGGGGGCGGCGCGGTAAGAGGTTGGCCGCAGCAAAGAATCGTGAGGCATGGCTTCGATGTTCAAAGCCACCAGTTGTCCGGCACCCAGATCAAACTCCAGAACCGGCGAGTAGATCAACGTCACGCTTGCCAGGGCATGACACTGCATGGCATTGGTTAACGAGAAGGGACGCGACGCGGGGGCTTCTTTCGGCTCGCTGCTGTTGGTCGAGCATGAACCGCTGGAGCACGAAGCGACCTCTTTCTTCGATTTGCCTACACCACGTAGCGTGCAAAGCGCGGCGTAAACATCCGGCTTCAACTCGTGCTTGCCGCAGAATTCCGACGACGTATCGATCGTCTTCTTCAGCTCGGCCAGGAACGTTTCCGGGGG includes:
- a CDS encoding DUF1559 domain-containing protein, with the protein product MKRRQAFTLVELLVVIAIIGILIALLLPAVQQAREAARRMTCTNHLKQLGLALHNYESTHQVLPRFGQRDADFSVQARLLPYIEQGNLYDLLDFSEVAFTGSWSEKIPNPLFASAFATPIPVYLCPSDPAPEITTLTTSAGPMTYGGLNYMVSIGSGTGTNYDFRWRTDGPFFEPSGCKFSGLTDGLSNTALMNETVRSVGPDTTLAAGELPKAPYQKTLNGSSGVGTSMGSTRGMSGSGSPWSGYTNGSGMIANPDVPSFWNQFTSWRGGESPALRGRGTTWAFSGAINSATNGYLSPNSHTPDVVTHFTGYFAARSFHPGGAEVLMGDGSVQFLPETIDLTINRAIYSGSGGEVIGDY